From a single Shewanella denitrificans OS217 genomic region:
- a CDS encoding EAL domain-containing protein: protein MPSMLKPFFVILLLFISCIVPSMAQELVQRVFSARDGLSTATINDISFGEDGFVWLGTEQGLYRLSNSKIRRVDKTAGESQLFDSYINLVTNIDSDHLLVSSQTRLYIYNIPTNRFTEMGKTSSSRYFADEGVVSYVRQADGQLLLLTFSGKLYRFNSQDFSLQLIHKGKLDDKVNWRHMLQLSDNSLLFASAHTLEMRSAEGELLTSLPWKESYGAIRGLFRDSKGRLWILSSKGLHKLEQATSSLEIISELPYFMSRMLEDKQGNLWIASRKGLILWRPETADYVLYGDELKQRARIDYIHDMAVDDSGIIWVGGSGDGLALIAPQADFLRDVYSKSSKYKLDTEMVWSIYSEGDKTWLGTDGSLAVIHESSSTSQGIIPPGFEVNDSIYRLNSLNADYLVLGTSNGLFVVHKQTGESMSFATWTQGIESLTGQIVLSIEADWSMPGRLWFGTNKGLYYWQSGMKDPVEHVLALGQDAPSRTIIFATLRDSLGRLWLSGNRFFGYLDEQGQYVSKLGLFSQEIPSKIGSFLEVSPGVIWFASLQQGLFEYQISTDSLHSLTRDWQLDCDAILSMVSTKTANFILCNAILVRQDKTTGEITTLDQNDGFISDEFNEGSVFYRQDKGLYLGSPDGAMLVEPNKLQHRQNTNRVFLESVSVYYGKDTHTYLRPQALSVIEPGANLISFQLSSTDYLDDTPLTLQYRILKKNDPSERPFLLLEDQSQLNISGLNAGEYTLEIKHKNNGVWVSDAYRFDFELTQNWWQSQWFKWLVSLCIFIAFISMLWYRHRQVERFKKINQALVDSDDRLRQALRGSDSDLWEWRSDTQMIYLDNNAGLLGDADFVHCPLSELPVHENDRDRVRGEWIALLEDKGELFESEYRYYRPDGSCGWLRVRGRAVDYQPGTGAIARVAGIYSDISVQRELESEINLLAQAFENTTEGMLILDANETVIISNLAANLIFTTKPNELIGLSLSELVRKSEINLSVDGLLGNGTSWNGERELLRRDKRTFPAWINISMMKAENSLIKHYVLVFSDISERKQNELNLRYLANNDVLTGLANRAMFTRRLTQIISFATLNDEKLALLFLDLDRFKHVNDSYGHSMGDALLVEAARRLQSCLTENHLVCRFGGDEFVILLRDAGDIDGINHVADSLLKTIEQPFKLEGREFFISTSIGISVWPDDSIDPETLIKNADLAMYHAKEEGRGNFQYYSSERNAEALYHLRLEADLRKAIERDEFTLNYQPQVDILHQDRVVGVEALIRWHHPEDGLIRPDIFIKVAESCGLIVDIDRWVFKQACQDAARWHTEFEQSYKLSVNVSAVSFRQADFIDGLKDILTETGMPASLLTVEITEGVLMKELHVAKAHLRKLKALGVKVSIDDFGTGYSSLAYLRHFEVNSLKIDRSFLIDIGVNKADQAIVSSIVELARNLKLEVVAEGVESHEQLEQVFSRGCYLIQGYYFAKPMARNELEIYLGLDS from the coding sequence ATGCCTTCTATGCTAAAACCGTTTTTTGTTATTCTTCTTTTATTCATCAGTTGCATTGTGCCTTCCATGGCGCAAGAACTCGTGCAGAGAGTGTTTAGTGCCAGAGATGGCCTATCCACAGCAACGATTAATGACATAAGCTTTGGTGAGGATGGCTTTGTGTGGCTCGGAACTGAGCAGGGGCTGTACCGATTAAGTAACTCTAAGATCCGCCGAGTAGACAAGACGGCAGGCGAGAGTCAGCTATTCGACAGTTATATCAATTTAGTGACCAATATCGATTCGGATCATCTACTCGTCAGTAGCCAAACTCGGTTATACATCTATAACATCCCCACTAATCGTTTCACCGAAATGGGAAAAACCTCATCGAGCCGTTACTTTGCTGATGAAGGCGTTGTTTCCTATGTTAGGCAAGCAGATGGTCAGTTACTCTTGTTGACATTTTCGGGCAAGTTGTATCGCTTCAACTCACAAGATTTTAGTTTACAGCTCATACATAAAGGCAAACTTGACGATAAAGTCAATTGGCGTCACATGCTACAGCTCAGTGACAACAGCTTACTGTTTGCCAGTGCCCATACACTTGAGATGCGCAGCGCTGAAGGCGAGCTACTGACAAGCCTGCCTTGGAAAGAGTCCTATGGAGCGATACGGGGACTTTTTAGGGATAGCAAAGGGCGATTATGGATTTTGTCTAGCAAGGGCTTACATAAACTCGAACAGGCGACCTCGAGCCTAGAAATCATTTCAGAACTGCCTTATTTTATGAGCCGAATGCTAGAAGACAAGCAGGGGAACTTGTGGATTGCGAGCCGTAAAGGCTTGATCTTATGGCGACCCGAAACGGCTGATTATGTGCTCTATGGTGATGAGCTTAAACAGCGGGCACGGATAGATTATATTCATGACATGGCCGTGGATGACAGCGGAATTATTTGGGTGGGGGGCTCTGGAGATGGTCTGGCGCTGATTGCTCCCCAAGCTGACTTTTTAAGGGATGTTTACAGCAAAAGTTCAAAATATAAACTCGACACTGAGATGGTGTGGTCCATTTATTCCGAGGGAGATAAAACCTGGCTGGGTACAGATGGCAGCTTAGCCGTTATCCATGAGTCCAGCAGCACGTCTCAGGGTATCATCCCTCCAGGTTTTGAGGTGAATGACAGCATTTATCGGCTTAATAGTTTGAATGCTGATTATCTCGTGCTGGGTACCAGTAATGGTTTGTTTGTGGTGCACAAACAAACGGGCGAAAGTATGAGTTTTGCTACTTGGACTCAGGGAATTGAGTCATTGACGGGCCAAATCGTATTGAGCATAGAAGCTGACTGGAGTATGCCAGGTCGTCTCTGGTTTGGTACCAATAAAGGCTTATATTATTGGCAGTCTGGGATGAAAGATCCTGTGGAACATGTTTTAGCACTAGGACAAGATGCCCCCTCTCGTACCATTATTTTTGCGACGCTGCGTGATAGTTTAGGCAGACTCTGGCTATCGGGTAACCGCTTCTTCGGTTATTTGGATGAACAAGGTCAATATGTCTCTAAACTAGGGCTTTTTTCTCAAGAAATACCGTCGAAAATCGGCTCGTTTCTGGAGGTTTCTCCCGGAGTGATTTGGTTTGCTTCCCTGCAGCAAGGCCTGTTTGAATACCAAATCAGCACTGATAGTCTGCACTCTTTAACCCGAGATTGGCAGCTCGACTGCGATGCAATTTTATCTATGGTGAGCACAAAGACGGCCAATTTTATCCTGTGTAATGCCATTTTGGTGCGCCAAGATAAAACCACTGGCGAAATAACCACGCTAGATCAGAATGATGGTTTTATCTCTGATGAATTTAACGAAGGCAGTGTGTTTTATCGGCAGGATAAAGGGCTCTATCTAGGCAGCCCTGATGGGGCTATGTTAGTTGAACCTAATAAATTACAGCATCGTCAAAACACCAATCGCGTGTTTCTCGAATCTGTCTCTGTCTATTATGGCAAAGACACTCATACCTATTTGCGACCCCAGGCGCTGAGTGTCATAGAGCCTGGGGCAAACCTTATCAGTTTTCAGCTGAGCAGCACAGATTACCTCGATGATACACCACTCACCTTACAATACCGTATTTTGAAAAAGAACGACCCGTCGGAGCGGCCATTTTTGCTACTGGAAGATCAGTCTCAGCTGAATATTTCAGGTCTGAATGCGGGTGAATATACCTTAGAAATTAAGCATAAAAATAACGGTGTCTGGGTGAGTGATGCCTATCGTTTCGATTTTGAGTTGACACAAAATTGGTGGCAATCCCAATGGTTTAAATGGCTTGTGTCCTTGTGTATTTTCATCGCATTCATTTCCATGCTCTGGTATCGACATCGGCAAGTCGAACGATTTAAGAAAATCAATCAGGCATTAGTGGACAGTGATGACAGATTAAGGCAGGCGTTGCGAGGCAGTGACTCAGATCTGTGGGAGTGGCGCAGCGATACGCAAATGATTTATTTGGATAACAACGCGGGCTTATTAGGTGATGCAGATTTTGTACATTGCCCTCTGTCAGAATTGCCAGTACATGAGAATGACAGGGATAGGGTCCGTGGGGAATGGATAGCCTTGCTTGAAGATAAAGGTGAACTGTTTGAGTCAGAATATCGTTATTACCGACCCGATGGCAGTTGTGGTTGGTTAAGGGTAAGGGGCAGGGCTGTGGATTATCAGCCTGGCACTGGCGCCATTGCACGGGTGGCAGGGATTTACAGTGATATTTCAGTTCAGCGAGAGCTTGAAAGTGAGATTAATTTATTAGCCCAAGCCTTTGAGAATACTACCGAAGGTATGCTGATCCTGGATGCAAATGAAACTGTGATCATCAGTAACTTGGCGGCAAATTTAATTTTCACCACTAAACCTAATGAACTCATAGGCTTGTCATTATCTGAGTTGGTGCGTAAGAGTGAGATAAACTTGAGTGTCGATGGGTTGCTCGGCAATGGTACCTCATGGAATGGTGAGCGAGAATTACTTCGCCGAGATAAGCGCACTTTTCCGGCTTGGATCAATATTTCAATGATGAAAGCAGAAAACAGCCTAATTAAACATTATGTGTTGGTGTTTTCAGATATTAGCGAGCGCAAACAGAATGAACTTAACTTACGTTATTTAGCCAATAATGATGTGCTTACAGGGCTTGCCAACCGCGCCATGTTTACGCGGCGCTTGACGCAAATTATTTCGTTCGCGACATTAAATGATGAAAAACTGGCCTTGTTATTCCTAGACCTAGATAGGTTTAAACATGTTAACGATTCTTACGGCCACAGCATGGGGGATGCCCTGCTAGTGGAGGCTGCGCGGCGGTTGCAATCTTGCCTGACAGAGAATCACCTCGTGTGCCGTTTTGGTGGCGATGAGTTTGTTATCTTACTGCGAGATGCAGGGGATATCGATGGTATTAACCATGTGGCAGACAGTTTATTAAAGACTATAGAGCAGCCTTTTAAACTAGAAGGGCGTGAGTTCTTTATTTCCACCAGTATTGGCATTAGCGTGTGGCCCGATGACAGTATCGATCCCGAAACCTTAATAAAAAATGCCGATTTAGCCATGTATCACGCCAAAGAGGAAGGTCGGGGGAATTTCCAATACTATTCATCTGAACGTAATGCCGAGGCACTGTATCATTTACGCCTTGAGGCGGATTTACGTAAAGCCATAGAGCGTGACGAGTTTACCCTTAACTATCAACCTCAAGTGGATATTTTACATCAAGACAGGGTGGTTGGTGTGGAGGCATTGATCCGTTGGCACCATCCTGAAGATGGCTTAATTAGGCCAGATATTTTTATTAAAGTGGCCGAGTCTTGCGGCCTGATTGTGGATATCGATCGCTGGGTATTTAAACAAGCCTGCCAAGATGCGGCCCGTTGGCATACTGAATTTGAACAATCCTATAAATTGTCGGTTAATGTGTCCGCGGTGAGTTTTAGACAGGCAGATTTTATTGACGGTTTGAAAGACATATTAACAGAAACAGGCATGCCGGCGTCTTTGTTGACGGTTGAAATTACCGAAGGCGTGTTAATGAAAGAGCTGCATGTGGCCAAGGCCCACCTGCGTAAACTTAAAGCCTTAGGGGTTAAAGTCTCTATCGATGATTTCGGCACTGGCTACTCATCTTTGGCGTATTTACGTCACTTCGAGGTGAATAGCCTTAAGATAGACAGGTCCTTCTTGATTGACATAGGCGTTAATAAAGCCGATCAGGCCATTGTCAGCAGTATTGTTGAACTGGCACGTAATTTAAAGCTTGAGGTGGTTGCCGAAGGGGTGGAATCTCATGAACAGCTTGAGCAAGTGTTCAGCCGAGGTTGTTATCTTATTCAAGGCTATTATTTTGCCAAACCCATGGCAAGAAATGAGCTGGAGATATATCTGGGGCTCGACAGTTAA
- the aceF gene encoding pyruvate dehydrogenase complex dihydrolipoyllysine-residue acetyltransferase: protein MAIEINVPDIGADEVEVTEILVSVGDKVEEEQSLISVEGDKAAMEVPASAAGIVKEIKVKVGDKVATDSLIMIFESDAAPAASQAPVASAVPQASVASASAASAAPVLKEVHVPDIGGDEVSVTEILVKLGDTITEEQALFSVEGDKAAMEVPAPFAGVLKEIKVAVGDNVSTGSLVMVFEVAGSAPTAAPATQAAPQAVAAVATTAAVQDVNVPDIGGDEVIVTEVMVKVGDTVAEEQSLISVEGDKAAMEVPTPFAGTVKSIIVSQGDKVSTGSLIMTFEVAGSAQAATPAVSAPVAATQAPAAPAQTASVVAKEDFVENSAYAHASPVIRRMARELGVNLANVKGTGRKGRVVKEDVQNYVKAAVKQVESGAVKSAGNGGGELNLLPWPKVDFNKFGETEVKPLSRIQKISGANLHRNWVKIPHVTQWDDADITELEDFRKAQNALEAKKDSGMKITPLVFIMKAVAKALEAYPTFNSSLSEDGESLILKKYVNIGIAVDTPNGLVVPVFKDVNKKGIHELSNELKQVSKKARDGKLTASDMQGGCFTISSLGGIGGTAFTPIVNAPEVAILGVSKSDFKPVWNGKEFAPRLMLPLSLSYDHRVIDGADGARFITYLNQCLSDIRTLVL, encoded by the coding sequence ATGGCAATCGAAATTAATGTACCGGATATAGGTGCGGATGAGGTTGAAGTTACTGAGATCTTAGTTAGCGTAGGTGACAAGGTTGAAGAAGAACAATCGCTGATTTCTGTTGAAGGCGATAAAGCTGCAATGGAAGTACCAGCCTCTGCTGCGGGGATTGTGAAAGAAATTAAAGTGAAAGTGGGCGACAAGGTCGCGACCGACTCATTAATTATGATTTTTGAGTCAGATGCCGCGCCTGCAGCATCACAAGCACCCGTTGCCAGTGCTGTACCACAAGCGTCTGTCGCTAGTGCGTCAGCGGCAAGTGCTGCTCCTGTGCTAAAAGAAGTGCATGTGCCAGATATTGGCGGCGATGAAGTGTCAGTGACCGAAATTTTAGTTAAGCTTGGCGACACCATTACCGAGGAGCAAGCCTTATTTAGCGTTGAAGGCGACAAAGCGGCGATGGAAGTGCCTGCACCCTTTGCAGGTGTGCTTAAAGAAATCAAAGTGGCTGTTGGCGATAACGTCTCAACTGGCTCACTTGTGATGGTATTTGAAGTGGCAGGCAGCGCACCAACTGCGGCTCCTGCAACACAAGCTGCTCCACAAGCGGTAGCTGCAGTGGCAACCACTGCAGCGGTTCAGGATGTTAACGTACCCGATATCGGTGGCGACGAAGTCATAGTTACCGAAGTGATGGTAAAAGTGGGTGACACAGTTGCAGAAGAGCAATCTTTAATTAGCGTTGAAGGCGATAAAGCGGCTATGGAAGTGCCAACACCATTTGCTGGAACCGTGAAGTCAATTATTGTTAGCCAAGGCGATAAAGTATCAACTGGCTCATTAATTATGACCTTTGAGGTGGCGGGTAGCGCGCAAGCTGCGACTCCTGCAGTCAGTGCACCCGTTGCAGCGACTCAAGCGCCGGCGGCTCCTGCACAAACAGCTTCTGTAGTGGCAAAAGAAGATTTTGTTGAAAACAGTGCTTATGCCCATGCATCACCTGTTATTCGCCGCATGGCCCGTGAGCTAGGGGTTAACCTGGCTAACGTAAAAGGCACTGGTCGCAAAGGTCGTGTGGTTAAAGAAGACGTGCAAAACTACGTGAAAGCGGCGGTCAAGCAAGTTGAATCTGGCGCGGTTAAATCAGCAGGTAATGGCGGCGGTGAGCTAAATCTACTCCCATGGCCAAAAGTTGACTTTAACAAGTTTGGCGAAACTGAAGTTAAGCCTTTATCGCGTATTCAGAAGATTTCTGGTGCTAACCTTCACCGTAACTGGGTGAAAATCCCTCATGTTACTCAGTGGGATGATGCCGATATTACCGAGCTTGAAGACTTCCGTAAGGCACAAAATGCACTAGAAGCTAAGAAAGATTCTGGCATGAAGATCACCCCACTGGTGTTCATCATGAAAGCGGTCGCTAAAGCCTTAGAAGCTTATCCAACGTTTAACTCTTCATTATCAGAAGATGGCGAAAGCTTAATTTTGAAGAAGTATGTCAACATTGGTATTGCGGTTGATACGCCAAACGGTCTTGTGGTGCCTGTGTTTAAAGATGTCAATAAAAAAGGCATCCACGAGTTATCGAACGAGCTTAAACAGGTATCGAAAAAAGCTCGCGATGGCAAGTTAACGGCATCTGATATGCAAGGCGGCTGTTTCACTATTTCAAGCCTTGGCGGTATTGGCGGCACAGCATTTACACCAATAGTCAATGCGCCGGAAGTGGCTATCTTAGGTGTGTCTAAATCTGACTTTAAACCAGTGTGGAATGGTAAAGAGTTCGCTCCACGCTTAATGCTACCGTTGTCACTATCATACGATCACCGTGTGATTGACGGCGCTGATGGAGCAAGGTTTATTACCTATCTGAATCAGTGCTTATCAGATATTCGTACCTTAGTGTTGTAA
- the hxpB gene encoding hexitol phosphatase HxpB, protein MLTSQIHGVIFDMDGVLIDSEPNWQQAEYQVMTALGVPLTFEDTEQTTGLRIDQVVHYWYARHPWVAANDYDNLAVANKIVTEVVQEINLSGTPMQGVIEALNACQQRGLKIGLATSSSSAIITAVMNKLNITDYFEVRCSAENLTYGKPHPEVYLNCAHALGLAPEHCLAIEDSFNGLIAARAATMQTVIIPAPHQASQARWAAAHHQLRDLTQLAGLLDKLIG, encoded by the coding sequence ATGTTAACCAGTCAAATTCATGGGGTTATTTTCGATATGGATGGAGTCTTAATTGATTCTGAACCTAACTGGCAACAGGCTGAATACCAAGTCATGACAGCCTTGGGTGTACCCTTAACCTTTGAGGATACTGAACAAACCACTGGGCTTAGGATCGATCAAGTAGTGCATTACTGGTATGCCCGCCACCCTTGGGTCGCTGCAAATGACTACGATAATCTTGCTGTAGCAAATAAGATAGTCACTGAAGTCGTGCAGGAAATAAACCTAAGTGGTACGCCTATGCAAGGGGTTATTGAGGCCCTTAATGCCTGCCAACAGCGTGGGCTTAAAATTGGCCTCGCCACCTCATCATCCAGTGCCATTATTACTGCGGTAATGAACAAGCTTAACATTACGGATTATTTTGAAGTGCGCTGCTCGGCTGAAAATCTCACCTATGGAAAACCTCACCCTGAGGTATACCTTAATTGTGCTCACGCCCTAGGTTTAGCCCCAGAGCACTGCCTTGCCATAGAAGACTCATTCAACGGCCTTATTGCCGCCCGCGCCGCCACTATGCAAACTGTTATAATTCCCGCGCCCCATCAAGCCAGCCAAGCCCGTTGGGCAGCAGCTCACCATCAACTAAGGGATTTAACTCAATTGGCAGGCTTATTAGACAAGCTTATTGGATAA
- a CDS encoding patatin-like phospholipase family protein: MNWRAPLYFICLILASNVSAKERPTIGLVLSGGGAKGAAHIGVLKVLEANNIPVDYIAGTSIGAYVAGMYALGYRASEIEAIMLGSDWSKGFSDTIPREQLAYRDKQQRDQFNIPISLGYSQGQLKGPTGLLQGQTMSQLLQYSTDLVEQFGDFDQLAIPYRAVATDLVTSEAVVLSSGSIVQAMQASATVPGALQPASINGRLLIDGGIANNMPVDVVKAMGADIIIAVDIGSPLARHEQLNSTIAVLEQLSTILTNASSARQKALLSEEDIIIRPAIDNLSTTDFSIMGLALTLGEQAASFQLAKLSKLSMGTEEYLAYQQAKQRKSLRWLDQLSKPLVAVKFDNQSKVSESLLQEKFDLKPGDIVTKASLDAALKRVYSLNKFERVDAEFDDSKAGRILTLKTKAKSWGPNYLQAGFNWEDDFTLDSVVAISLAYTMTDLTDNDGEWRNELELGYKQLVATEFYQPLDRDQKFYSRNRYQYESRKNDIYDDQGRNLKLEKDVSRFDFGIGYNYSDAGIVELGLVAETGVISNDAINMRNLDYSSFGGYIKVAYDTLNSISFPTEGNRFSVNAYLRDDDFSGIVFTDNQDLAWQIEADWKGALNLGHHAIVGKVALATTENDGNDTLQLAELGGFLNLSGFHKHGLVGAHKVFGAFIYQYDLGRDVLITDLPLYLGTSLEGGNVWYERDLVDLNDLIYSGSLYLGTDTTWGPAALGFGLSDNGEKAFYLFIGKNF; encoded by the coding sequence ATGAATTGGCGCGCTCCCCTGTATTTTATCTGTCTGATACTTGCATCTAATGTAAGTGCCAAAGAAAGGCCCACAATAGGCTTAGTGCTCAGTGGCGGCGGCGCTAAAGGCGCGGCCCATATTGGGGTGCTAAAAGTCTTAGAGGCCAATAATATTCCAGTGGATTATATTGCGGGTACCAGTATTGGTGCTTATGTTGCTGGCATGTATGCCCTAGGCTATCGCGCCAGTGAAATAGAAGCCATCATGCTCGGCTCAGATTGGTCAAAAGGATTTTCAGACACCATTCCCCGTGAACAACTGGCCTATCGTGACAAACAGCAGCGGGATCAATTCAATATTCCCATTAGCTTAGGCTACAGCCAAGGACAGCTCAAAGGCCCCACAGGTTTATTGCAAGGGCAAACCATGTCGCAGTTATTGCAATACTCCACCGACTTAGTGGAGCAGTTTGGTGATTTTGATCAACTGGCCATCCCCTATCGCGCCGTGGCGACAGATTTGGTGACCAGTGAAGCTGTGGTGTTAAGTAGTGGCAGCATAGTACAGGCCATGCAGGCTTCGGCGACGGTGCCTGGCGCGCTGCAACCGGCAAGCATTAATGGCCGTTTACTTATCGATGGCGGCATAGCCAACAACATGCCGGTGGATGTGGTGAAAGCCATGGGCGCGGATATTATTATTGCCGTGGATATCGGCTCGCCACTGGCAAGGCATGAGCAGCTCAACAGCACGATTGCCGTGCTTGAACAATTATCAACTATCCTGACCAATGCCAGCAGTGCCAGGCAAAAAGCCTTGCTGTCTGAGGAGGATATTATTATTCGCCCCGCCATAGACAATTTAAGCACCACAGATTTTAGCATCATGGGCTTGGCATTAACTTTGGGCGAACAAGCGGCCAGTTTTCAGTTGGCAAAATTGTCAAAATTGAGCATGGGCACCGAGGAGTACCTTGCCTATCAGCAGGCAAAACAGCGTAAAAGTCTTAGATGGTTAGATCAATTGAGCAAGCCTTTAGTGGCGGTGAAATTCGACAATCAATCTAAGGTCAGTGAAAGCTTGCTGCAAGAAAAGTTCGATTTAAAACCCGGTGATATCGTCACTAAAGCTTCGTTGGATGCGGCCTTGAAACGGGTGTATTCACTGAATAAATTCGAGCGTGTCGATGCCGAATTTGATGACAGCAAAGCCGGGCGTATACTCACCCTTAAAACCAAAGCTAAATCTTGGGGCCCCAATTACCTGCAGGCAGGTTTTAATTGGGAAGACGATTTTACCTTGGATTCTGTGGTGGCCATATCACTGGCTTATACCATGACAGATTTAACCGACAACGATGGTGAATGGCGCAACGAGTTGGAGCTGGGTTATAAGCAGCTGGTTGCTACCGAGTTTTACCAGCCCTTGGATAGAGATCAAAAATTTTATAGTCGAAATAGATACCAATACGAGAGCCGCAAAAATGACATCTATGATGATCAAGGCCGTAATTTAAAGTTGGAGAAAGACGTGAGTCGCTTCGATTTTGGCATAGGCTATAACTATTCAGATGCAGGTATTGTGGAATTAGGCCTAGTGGCCGAAACCGGTGTCATAAGCAATGACGCCATAAACATGCGAAACCTTGATTACTCATCATTTGGCGGTTATATCAAGGTGGCCTATGACACCTTGAACAGCATTAGTTTCCCCACCGAAGGCAATCGTTTCAGTGTTAATGCTTACTTAAGAGATGACGACTTCAGCGGGATAGTTTTTACTGATAACCAAGATTTGGCATGGCAAATTGAAGCGGATTGGAAGGGGGCATTAAACTTAGGCCATCATGCCATAGTGGGTAAAGTCGCCTTGGCGACAACCGAGAATGACGGTAACGATACCTTGCAGCTTGCTGAGCTTGGCGGCTTCTTGAATTTATCAGGTTTTCATAAACACGGCTTAGTGGGCGCCCATAAGGTCTTCGGTGCCTTTATTTACCAATATGATTTGGGACGGGATGTATTGATCACAGATTTACCCCTGTACCTAGGCACCAGCTTGGAAGGCGGCAATGTCTGGTATGAGCGGGATCTGGTTGATTTAAATGATTTAATCTACTCTGGCAGTTTGTACTTAGGCACAGACACCACCTGGGGCCCCGCCGCATTAGGCTTTGGCTTAAGTGACAATGGCGAGAAAGCCTTCTACCTGTTTATCGGCAAGAACTTCTAA
- the lpdA gene encoding dihydrolipoyl dehydrogenase: MSNEIKTQVVVLGAGPAGYSAAFRAADLGLDTVIVERFSTLGGVCLNVGCIPSKALLHVAKVIEEAKAVAAHGVVFGEPKIDLDKLRGFKEKVIGQLTGGLGGMSKMRKVNVVNGLGKFTSPNTLEVTAEDGTVTVVTFEQAIIAAGSRPIKLPFIPHEDPRIWDSTDALELKEVPGKMLVMGGGIIGLEMGTVFASLGSKIDVVEMFDQVIPAADKDVIRVFTKKIKDKFNLMLETKVTAVEAKEDGIYVTMEGKKAPSEPVRYDVVLVAIGRTPNGKLLEAEKAGVAVDERGFINVDKQLRTNVPHIYAIGDIVGQPMLAHKGVHEGHVAAEVISGMKHYFDPKVIPSIAYTDPEVAWVGLTEKEAKEQGIAYETATFPWAASGRAIASDASDGMTKLIFDKETHRVIGGAIVGVNGGELLGEIGLAIEMGCDAEDLALTIHAHPTLHESVGLAAEMYEGSITDLPNPKAKKKK, translated from the coding sequence ATGAGCAACGAAATTAAAACTCAGGTAGTTGTATTAGGTGCGGGTCCTGCGGGTTATTCTGCGGCGTTTCGTGCAGCAGACCTAGGCTTAGACACTGTCATTGTTGAGCGTTTCAGCACTTTAGGTGGTGTGTGTCTAAATGTTGGTTGTATCCCTTCAAAGGCTTTATTGCACGTTGCTAAAGTGATTGAAGAAGCTAAAGCCGTTGCTGCACACGGCGTCGTGTTTGGCGAGCCAAAGATTGATTTAGACAAGTTACGCGGTTTTAAAGAGAAAGTGATTGGCCAGTTAACCGGCGGATTAGGCGGCATGTCTAAGATGCGTAAAGTTAACGTGGTTAACGGTCTGGGTAAATTTACCAGCCCTAACACCCTTGAAGTGACGGCTGAAGACGGCACAGTCACTGTGGTGACTTTCGAGCAAGCCATTATTGCTGCAGGCTCACGCCCAATCAAACTGCCATTTATTCCCCATGAAGACCCACGTATTTGGGATTCGACTGACGCCTTAGAACTAAAAGAAGTACCAGGCAAGATGTTAGTCATGGGTGGCGGTATCATCGGCCTAGAAATGGGCACAGTGTTCGCATCCCTTGGCAGTAAAATTGACGTGGTTGAAATGTTTGACCAAGTTATCCCAGCTGCAGATAAAGACGTTATTCGCGTGTTTACTAAGAAGATTAAAGACAAATTTAATCTTATGCTAGAAACCAAAGTGACAGCGGTAGAAGCCAAAGAAGATGGTATCTACGTCACTATGGAAGGCAAGAAAGCCCCAAGCGAGCCAGTGCGTTATGACGTAGTGCTAGTGGCCATTGGCCGTACGCCAAATGGCAAGCTCCTCGAAGCCGAAAAAGCCGGTGTTGCGGTTGATGAACGTGGTTTCATCAATGTAGACAAGCAATTACGTACTAACGTACCGCACATCTACGCTATCGGTGATATCGTGGGTCAACCTATGCTGGCTCACAAAGGCGTGCATGAAGGCCATGTGGCGGCAGAAGTGATTTCTGGCATGAAGCATTACTTCGATCCAAAAGTTATCCCATCGATTGCCTATACAGATCCGGAAGTTGCTTGGGTTGGTCTGACTGAGAAAGAAGCTAAAGAGCAAGGTATTGCTTACGAAACGGCGACGTTCCCATGGGCAGCCAGCGGCCGCGCAATCGCTTCAGATGCCAGCGATGGCATGACCAAGTTAATTTTCGACAAAGAGACTCATCGCGTTATCGGTGGTGCTATTGTTGGCGTTAACGGCGGCGAGCTATTAGGTGAAATTGGTTTAGCCATCGAAATGGGTTGTGATGCTGAAGATTTAGCCTTAACCATCCATGCTCACCCAACTCTGCATGAGTCTGTAGGCCTTGCTGCAGAAATGTATGAAGGTTCGATTACCGACTTGCCTAATCCTAAGGCAAAAAAGAAGAAGTAA